The proteins below are encoded in one region of Telopea speciosissima isolate NSW1024214 ecotype Mountain lineage chromosome 10, Tspe_v1, whole genome shotgun sequence:
- the LOC122642323 gene encoding polygalacturonase non-catalytic subunit AroGP2-like produces the protein MMHHILLFQLLIVAYFSGSQAENAFSKYWEEHISLPQPPHWFSSKASPLSPHQVAVFTKLIQENELASHLRSFCEQANIACSTNELVKTTMENTTLPPIARWNAEKEKYDAVAAIPLSVAKQGGLPYFRASMVKEGSVMAIPDLRDQMSYKSFLPRSLASKIPFSFTRMEELKNIFGVVDEKMSEFIQEALEVCEKSTIPGEPRICATSAEDLIDFIVENLGQSLSIWSTESIEGSYENATIGTVKIIYENLSQPPALCHSQPFIYQVYFCHILPKVKVFAVDIHAQKKVNHAIMACHYDTSTWDPNHIAFKLNGFGPGLIEVCHWVNENGMIWTKAI, from the exons ATGATGCATCACATTCTATTATTTCAACTTTTGATAGTAGCTTACTTTAGT GGTTCTCAAGCTGAAAATGCCTTCTCAAAGTATTGGGAAGAGCATATTAGTCTTCCACAACCTCCACACTGGTTTTCTTCAAAGGCTTCTCCATTAAGCCCCCATCAGGTTGCAGTGTTTACAAAACTTATACAGGAAAATGAATTGGCTTCCCACCTACGTTCATTCTGTGAGCAGGCTAATATTGCTTGTTCTACAAATGAATTGGTGAAGACGACAATGGAAAACACAACTCTGCCACCAATAGCCAGGTGGAATGCTGAGAAAGAGAAGTATGATGCAGTAGCAGCAATACCCCTATCAGTTGCCAAGCAAGGAGGATTGCCATATTTTCGAGCATCAATGGTGAAAGAGGGAAGTGTCATGGCTATCCCTGATCTAAGGGACCAAATGTCATATAAATCATTCTTGCCACGATCTTTGGCAtcaaaaatcccattttccttTACACGGATGGAGGAATTGAAGAATATTTTTGGTGTGGTGGATGAAAAGATGAGTGAATTTATTCAAGAAGCCCTTGAGGTATGTGAGAAAAGCACCATTCCAGGAGAGCCGAGAATTTGTGCAACTTCTGCAGAAGATCTCATCGATTTTATTGTCGAGAATCTAGGGCAGAGTCTATCTATATGGAGTACTGAGAGCATTGAAGGATCTTATGAGAATGCCACAATTGGAACTGTGAAAATCATCTATGAAAACCTTTCTCAACCACCAGCCTTATGTCATAGTCAGCCATTCATATATCAAGTCTATTTTTGCCATATTTTACCAAAAGTAAAAGTATTTGCAGTTGATATACATGCACAAAAGAAAGTGAATCACGCGATCATGGCATGCCACTATGACACATCAACTTGGGATCCAAATCATATTGCTTTTAAGCTGAATGGTTTTGGTCCTGGCCTGATTGAAGTCTGTCATTGGGTAAACGaaaatggaatgatttggaCAAAGGCTATATAG
- the LOC122642070 gene encoding DNA topoisomerase 6 subunit B isoform X1, which yields MDTDCSGESPVEPKKRKSKTPRKAKDSVLKQKSPAEFFAENKNIAGFDNPGKCLYTTVRELVENSLDSAESISELPIIEVTIEEIGKIKFNSMIGLVDRERIDKELYDDFETAKAREKRLAKEARDQEVQAKSAALGKKVKEPSVQKSMKGRGETSYFRVTCKDNGRGMPHDDIPNMFGRVLSGTKYGLKQTRGKFGLGAKMALIWSKMSTGLPIEISSSMRGQSYTSFCRLDIDIHRNVPHIFLHEKKENTEGWHGAEIQVVIEGNWSTYRSKILHYMRQMAVITPYAQFLFKFVSDAADKNATIQFARRTNVMPPVPCETKHHPSAVDLLLIKRLIVETSKQNLLQFLQHEFVNIGKKYAERLIGEMGQDFSQKMAVKSLTSQQIVRIHQLFRQAKFDDPSGDCLSPAGEYNLRLGIIKELHPDMVATYSGSPQVFEGHPFIVEAGVSMGGKDVKQGLNIFRFANRIPLLFEQGADVVTRTALKRINWNNYKINQTQDKIGVFVSIVSTKIPFKGTGKEYIGDDISEIASAVKYSIQQCCVQLKSKIVKKIQAREQQERKRNLSKYIPNATGAIYDVLKEMARQHSSKRKHYDGEDVEILKKVSARVITEDTLQEKLAQHVEQVDYEMALDYATQSGVSEEPREDFYIQALEGANEFVDFRSPIFVFRLFQ from the exons ATGGATACCGACTGTAGTGGTGAGAGTCCAGTAGAACCGAAGAAGCGAAAATCTAAGACGCCACGAAAAGCGAAGGATAGCGTTCTAAAACAGA AATCTCCTGCGGAATTTTTCGCTGAGAATAAGAACATCGCAGGATTTGATAAT CCTGGGAAATGTCTTTACACAACTGTGAGAGAACTTGTTGAAAATTCACTCGATTCAGCGGAATCCATTTCTGAGCTTCCAATTATAGAAGTGACAAT AGAGGAGATTGGGAAAATCAAGTTTAATTCTATGATTGGACTTGTTGATCGGGAGCGCATCGATAAGGAGCTGTATGATGATTTTGAGACTGCTAAGGCTCGTGAG AAACGCCTTGCTAAAGAAGCTCGTGATCAAGAAGTCCAAGCAAAGAGTGCTGCCCTTGGAAAGAAAGTCAAGGAACCCTCAGTTCAAAAGAGCATGAAGGGTCGGGGTGAGACCTCATATTTCAGGGTAACTTGTAAG GATAATGGAAGAGGAATGCCACATGATGACATCCCAAATATGTTTGGAAGAG TTCTATCTGGGACTAAATATGGGTTAAAGCAGACACGTGGAAAATTTGGACTTGGTGCAAAGATG GCATTGATTTGGTCAAAGATGAGCACAGGGCTCCCAATAGAGATCTCTTCATCAATGAGGGGCCAAAGTTATACTTCATTTTGCAGGCTGGATATAGATATCCATCG GAATGTTCCTCATATTTTCTTGcatgagaagaaagagaacacGGAAGGATGGCATGGAGCAGAAATTCAAGTTGTCATTGAGGGAAACTGGTCAACTTATCGT TCCAAGATATTGCACTATATGCGTCAGATGGCTGTTATCACTCCTTATGCTCAGTTTCTCTTTAAATTTGTCTCAGATGCTGCAGA CAAAAATGCTACTATTCAATTTGCTCGAAGAACCAATGTAATGCCACCAGTCCCCTGTGAGacaaaacaccacccttctgcTGTTGATTTACTGCTTATCAAACGCCTTATTGTGGAAACTTCAAAGCAGAATCTTTTGCAGTTTCTCCAACATGAATTTGTAAACATCGGTAAAAAATATGCTGAGCGTTTAATTG GAGAAATGGGTCAAGATTTTAGTCAAAAAATGGCTGTTAAATCTCTAACATCTCAGCAAATAGTCCGTATTCATCAACTGTTTCGTCAGGCTAAATTTGATGACCCTAGTGGTGAT TGTCTTAGTCCAGCAGGGGAGTACAATCTTCGTTTAGGAATCATAAAGGAGCTCCATCCTGACATGGTTGCCACTTATTCAGGCAG CCCTCAAGTTTTTGAAGGCCATCCATTCATTGTGGAAGCTGGAGTTAGCATGGGTGGGAAAGATGTTAAGCAA GGCCTGAATATTTTCCGATTTGCCAACCGTATTCCACTTCTGTTTGAGCAAGGGGCTGATGTTGTCACAAGGACTGCTTTGAAAAGAATCAA TTGGAATAACTACAAGATCAACCAGACACAAGATAAAATTGGTGTGTTTGTAAGCATTGTCAGCACAAAAATACCTTTCAAGGGAACTGGAAAAGAATATATTGGAGATGATATAAGTGAGATAGCTTCTGCTGTTAAG TATTCGATTCAGCAGTGCTGTGTTCAgctaaaatccaaaatagtgAAGAAAATTCAAGCTCGTGAACAGCAAGAGAGGAAACGAAATTTAAGCAA GTACATACCCAATGCTACAGGTGCCATATATGATGTCTTAAAAGAAATGGCAAGGCAACACAGTTCAAAGAGGAAACACTATGACGGAGAGGATGTAGAAATACTGAAGAAAGTATCAGCCCGTGTGATTACCGAAGATACACTACAAGAAAAACTAGCTCAACACGTTGAACAG GTTGATTATGAGATGGCATTGGATTATGCCACGCAGAGTGGAGTCAGTGAAGAACCAAGAGAAGATTTCTATATTCAGGCACTAGAAGGTGCAAACGAGTTCGTTGACTTCCGTAGTCCTATCTTTGTTTTCAGGCTTTTCCAGTAG
- the LOC122642070 gene encoding DNA topoisomerase 6 subunit B isoform X2, which produces MDTDCSGESPVEPKKRKSKTPRKAKDSVLKQKSPAEFFAENKNIAGFDNPGKCLYTTVRELVENSLDSAESISELPIIEVTIEEIGKIKFNSMIGLVDRERIDKELYDDFETAKAREKRLAKEARDQEVQAKSAALGKKVKEPSVQKSMKGRGETSYFRVTCKDNGRGMPHDDIPNMFGRVLSGTKYGLKQTRGKFGLGAKMALIWSKMSTGLPIEISSSMRGQSYTSFCRLDIDIHRNVPHIFLHEKKENTEGWHGAEIQVVIEGNWSTYRSKILHYMRQMAVITPYAQFLFKFVSDAADKNATIQFARRTNVMPPVPCETKHHPSAVDLLLIKRLIVETSKQNLLQFLQHEFVNIGKKYAERLIGEMGQDFSQKMAVKSLTSQQIVRIHQLFRQAKFDDPSGDCLSPAGEYNLRLGIIKELHPDMVATYSGSPQVFEGHPFIVEAGVSMGGKDVKQGLNIFRFANRIPLLFEQGADVVTRTALKRINWNNYKINQTQDKIGVFVSIVSTKIPFKGTGKEYIGDDISEIASAVKYSIQQCCVQLKSKIVKKIQAREQQERKRNLSKEALDWKQPIKLNFNIRIFSTWMWWVLSTTHSFCIMYSARPRDRLSSLPKRCPIFFLFVT; this is translated from the exons ATGGATACCGACTGTAGTGGTGAGAGTCCAGTAGAACCGAAGAAGCGAAAATCTAAGACGCCACGAAAAGCGAAGGATAGCGTTCTAAAACAGA AATCTCCTGCGGAATTTTTCGCTGAGAATAAGAACATCGCAGGATTTGATAAT CCTGGGAAATGTCTTTACACAACTGTGAGAGAACTTGTTGAAAATTCACTCGATTCAGCGGAATCCATTTCTGAGCTTCCAATTATAGAAGTGACAAT AGAGGAGATTGGGAAAATCAAGTTTAATTCTATGATTGGACTTGTTGATCGGGAGCGCATCGATAAGGAGCTGTATGATGATTTTGAGACTGCTAAGGCTCGTGAG AAACGCCTTGCTAAAGAAGCTCGTGATCAAGAAGTCCAAGCAAAGAGTGCTGCCCTTGGAAAGAAAGTCAAGGAACCCTCAGTTCAAAAGAGCATGAAGGGTCGGGGTGAGACCTCATATTTCAGGGTAACTTGTAAG GATAATGGAAGAGGAATGCCACATGATGACATCCCAAATATGTTTGGAAGAG TTCTATCTGGGACTAAATATGGGTTAAAGCAGACACGTGGAAAATTTGGACTTGGTGCAAAGATG GCATTGATTTGGTCAAAGATGAGCACAGGGCTCCCAATAGAGATCTCTTCATCAATGAGGGGCCAAAGTTATACTTCATTTTGCAGGCTGGATATAGATATCCATCG GAATGTTCCTCATATTTTCTTGcatgagaagaaagagaacacGGAAGGATGGCATGGAGCAGAAATTCAAGTTGTCATTGAGGGAAACTGGTCAACTTATCGT TCCAAGATATTGCACTATATGCGTCAGATGGCTGTTATCACTCCTTATGCTCAGTTTCTCTTTAAATTTGTCTCAGATGCTGCAGA CAAAAATGCTACTATTCAATTTGCTCGAAGAACCAATGTAATGCCACCAGTCCCCTGTGAGacaaaacaccacccttctgcTGTTGATTTACTGCTTATCAAACGCCTTATTGTGGAAACTTCAAAGCAGAATCTTTTGCAGTTTCTCCAACATGAATTTGTAAACATCGGTAAAAAATATGCTGAGCGTTTAATTG GAGAAATGGGTCAAGATTTTAGTCAAAAAATGGCTGTTAAATCTCTAACATCTCAGCAAATAGTCCGTATTCATCAACTGTTTCGTCAGGCTAAATTTGATGACCCTAGTGGTGAT TGTCTTAGTCCAGCAGGGGAGTACAATCTTCGTTTAGGAATCATAAAGGAGCTCCATCCTGACATGGTTGCCACTTATTCAGGCAG CCCTCAAGTTTTTGAAGGCCATCCATTCATTGTGGAAGCTGGAGTTAGCATGGGTGGGAAAGATGTTAAGCAA GGCCTGAATATTTTCCGATTTGCCAACCGTATTCCACTTCTGTTTGAGCAAGGGGCTGATGTTGTCACAAGGACTGCTTTGAAAAGAATCAA TTGGAATAACTACAAGATCAACCAGACACAAGATAAAATTGGTGTGTTTGTAAGCATTGTCAGCACAAAAATACCTTTCAAGGGAACTGGAAAAGAATATATTGGAGATGATATAAGTGAGATAGCTTCTGCTGTTAAG TATTCGATTCAGCAGTGCTGTGTTCAgctaaaatccaaaatagtgAAGAAAATTCAAGCTCGTGAACAGCAAGAGAGGAAACGAAATTTAAGCAA AGAAGCTCTAGATTGGAAGCAACCAATCAAGTTGAACTTTAATATTAGGATATTTTCTACGTGGATGTGGTGGGTTCTATCTACCACACACAGTTTTTGCATCATGTATTCTGCTAGACCTAGGGACCGTCTTAGTTCTCTTCCTAAAAGATGCCCtatatttttcttgtttgtaACCTAA